The Pandoraea vervacti DNA window AGGCGAGTGAAAAGGTGAGGCTGTCGCCGGGCAGGCTTTGCCAGACGCGTCCGCGCTGACCACGTCCTGCCGTCTGATGCATCGCTGCGCGCACGATGGGAGCGCACGAGACGTCTTCGCGCAGCCGTGCAAGCAAGTCGAGATTGGTGGAGCCGGTGGCGTCGACGACTTCGACCTGCCAGCTCCTGCACGACGTGACCAGACGGGACCGTATGCGCTCGCCGTCAAGCTCACGCGCGGGGGCGGCCATCGACGACATCGGCCCTCCGCTGGACTGGCTTTCCGGCAGGGCGGAAGGTGTCACGGCGCCGGGCGTGTCAGGAGTAGAAGATGCGGCGTTATTCATGGCTGCTATTGTAGCGGCGAGGCTGGTGCTGCGCCGGGCTGTCCTGCGTCGGATCGCGCATTTCGGCATGATCCGGGGCGTGCATCGGACAATTCCGGCGGGTTTTCAGCCCGCGCCGGGTTGCCATCGACAGGTCGCACCTGTACCGTACAATGACCGCGTTTTGCTGGATTCATGCCGGATTCCGGCCAGTTTGTCGTCAGGAGATCCAACGTTTTGAACCTCGATGCCGTTCCCACTCTCGAGCTGACCACCTCGGCGCAAGGCCCTGTGGTCATGCTGCGCGGCCTGTGGACGGCGCTGGCGCTCTCGCAGCGCAAGAAGACGCTGCTGGGACTGGTTCGCGCCCTGCCTCGCGGCGAACTGGCGTGGGATCTGACCTGTGTCGAACGTCTGGACCACGTCGGTGCGCAAGCGCTATGGCGCTACTGGCAACGCAAGTATCCCCAACGCATCGCACTCACCCCCACGCAGCGCGCATTGTTCGACCACCTCGCCGAGTTCGACCGCACGCGGCAGAGCCCGGTGCCTGCGCGTCGCGTCGACCCGGTCAGCCGTCTGGGCTACTCGCTGTTCACCCTCGGCGAACATCTGCGTGACGGCATCACGATGTTCGGACGTTTCGTGATCGACCTCGGTCGCGTCGTCCGACACCCCGCGCGCGCGCCATGGCTGGAAATGTCCGCGAACATTTACAGCGCCGGCACCCGCGCGTTGGGGATCACCGCACTGGTGGCGTTTCTTATCGGCATCGTGCTGTCCTATCTGTCCGCCCAGCAACTGAAGTTGTACGGGGCAAGTACATTCATTGTGAATATTCTGGGCCTGGCGGTGATCCGCGAACTCGGCCCCGTGCTCTCGGCAATTCTCGT harbors:
- a CDS encoding MlaE family ABC transporter permease, which translates into the protein MNLDAVPTLELTTSAQGPVVMLRGLWTALALSQRKKTLLGLVRALPRGELAWDLTCVERLDHVGAQALWRYWQRKYPQRIALTPTQRALFDHLAEFDRTRQSPVPARRVDPVSRLGYSLFTLGEHLRDGITMFGRFVIDLGRVVRHPARAPWLEMSANIYSAGTRALGITALVAFLIGIVLSYLSAQQLKLYGASTFIVNILGLAVIRELGPVLSAILVAGRSGSAITAQLGVMRVTEELDAMRVMDIPHGLRLVLPKVIALAIAMPLLVMWTNVVALLGGAIAAKYELGIGLHYFFTTLPNAVRIANLWIGLGKGIVFGMLIALVACHFGMRVKPNTQSLGEGTTQSVVTSITVVILADAVFAILFRNVGIG